In Siniperca chuatsi isolate FFG_IHB_CAS linkage group LG16, ASM2008510v1, whole genome shotgun sequence, the following proteins share a genomic window:
- the gja10b gene encoding gap junction protein alpha 10 b gives MGDWNLLGSILEEVHIHSTIVGKIWLTILFIFRMLVLGVAAEDVWDDEQTEFVCNTEQPGCKNVCYDQAFPISLIRYWVLQIIFVSSPSLVYMGHALYRLRTLEKERHRKKACLKAELEGTDPVQEDHKRIERELRKLDEQKKVRKAPLRGSLLRTYVFHILTRSVVEVGFIIGQCALYGIGLSPLYKCERLPCPNSVDCFVSRPTEKNIFMVFMLVIAGVSLFLNLLEIFHLGVKKIKQSLYGYKYGDDDSVYRSKKNSMVQQVCVLTNSSPQRLMQLTQMTCSIVSDARGETLPLNLAPMANQEGSNQQPAQMYLPSQVDIQGLQQLGSVEHRYTLDNRKPSSSSDESNGPHGSGQPQYTGPRPTMMASHMEIPAALRNPQRKQSRVSVCKELSDMSDSPESDHYPTARKCSFMSRGLSEGKLATPSDSAGSQSGTDVEAQHLNQGESPVVTPPPPSSGRRMSMSMILELSSIMKK, from the coding sequence ATGGGGGATTGGAACTTATTAGGGAGTATTTTAGAAGAGGTCCACATTCATTCCACTATCGTGGGGAAGATCTGGCTCACCATCCTCTTCATTTTCCGGATGCTTGTGCTCGGCGTTGCGGCTGAGGACGTCTGGGATGACGAGCAGACTGAGTTTGTTTGCAACACAGAGCAACCCGGTTGCAAGAACGTCTGCTACGACCAGGCTTTCCCCATCTCCCTCATCCGCTATTGGGTGCTGCAGATCATCTTTGTGTCCTCTCCATCTCTGGTCTACATGGGGCATGCATTGTACCGTTTGAGGACCCTTGAGAAGGAGAGACACAGGAAGAAAGCCTGTCTGAAAGCTGAGCTGGAGGGGACAGACCCTGTCCAGGAGGACCATAAGAGAATTGAACGAGAGCTCAGGAAACTAGATGAACAGAAGAAAGTAAGGAAAGCTCCCCTTAGAGGCTCCTTGCTGCGTACATATGTTTTCCATATCTTAACCAGATCtgtggtggaggtgggtttCATTATAGGTCAGTGTGCTCTGTATGGCATTGGACTGTCTCCTCTGTACAAATGTGAGAGGTTGCCTTGCCCTAACAGTGTTGATTGTTTTGTGTCACGGCCAACAGAGAAGAACATCTTCATGGTTTTCATGCTGGTTATTGCTGGAGTTTCTTTATTCCTCAACCTCCTGGAGATTTTCCATTTGGGGGTGAAGAAGATCAAACAAAGCTTGTATGGATACAAATATGGAGATGATGACAGTGTGTACAGATCAAAGAAAAACTCCATGGTGCAGCAGGTTTGTGTGCTCACTAACTCCTCACCACAGAGGTTGATGCAGCTCACACAGATGACCTGCTCTATTGTGTCTGATGCTCGTGGAGAGACTCTGCCATTGAATTTGGCCCCAATGGCCAATCAGGAGGGGTCTAACCAGCAGCCTGCACAGATGTATCTGCCGAGCCAAGTTGACATCCAGGGTCTACAGCAGCTGGGGTCTGTGGAGCATCGCTACACTCTGGACAACAGGAAGCCCTCAAGCAGCAGTGATGAGTCAAATGGACCTCACGGCTCGGGCCAGCCACAGTATACAGGACCTCGACCCACAATGATGGCCAGCCACATGGAGATCCCAGCAGCCTTGAGGAACCCACAGAGGAAGCAGAGTAGAGTGAGTGTTTGTAAGGAGCTCAGTGACATGAGCGATTCTCCGGAGAGTGACCACTACCCAACAGCCAGGAAGTGCAGTTTTATGTCCCGAGGACTGTCGGAGGGCAAGCTGGCCACTCCGTCTGACAGCGCAGGTTCTCAGAGTGGAACAGACGTTGAGGCCCAGCACCTCAACCAGGGAGAGAGTCCGGTGGTGACCCCGCCGCCTCCATCCAGCGGGAGGAGGATGTCCATg